A single window of Anderseniella sp. Alg231-50 DNA harbors:
- a CDS encoding histone deacetylase family protein gives MKAVFHHNQLAHFPTRYLQRGHIVDFPEQPERAKRLLKGVRAAGCSMHAARAHGDAHILSVHTGRYLKFLANAYRRWNRPKGKAFEEVMASIRPVEKPARYPSDILGQAGWHQQDFSCPITEQTWTSIRASADTALSAAELLIEGENSAYALCRPPGHHAYADRAGGFCYLNNTAIAAQFMRKKWDRVAILDIDVHHGNGTQGIFYDRADVLTVSIHADPRKYYPFYYGYESQRGKGPGTGYNINIPVPVKSDDEVWMGALELALSEISDAAPGALVVALGLDAHEADPLNGGAVTTPGFARMASAIAKLSLPTLIVQEGGYLTDDLENNLASFLKGFGG, from the coding sequence ATGAAGGCAGTTTTTCATCACAATCAGCTTGCGCATTTTCCAACACGATATCTGCAGCGCGGGCATATTGTCGATTTTCCCGAACAGCCTGAACGGGCCAAACGCCTGCTCAAAGGGGTCCGCGCTGCCGGTTGCAGCATGCACGCAGCCCGTGCGCACGGTGATGCGCATATCCTGTCGGTGCACACCGGCCGTTACCTGAAGTTTCTGGCCAATGCCTACCGCCGCTGGAACCGCCCCAAGGGCAAGGCATTTGAAGAAGTCATGGCCAGCATCCGCCCGGTTGAAAAACCGGCACGCTATCCAAGCGATATCCTGGGACAGGCGGGCTGGCATCAGCAGGATTTCTCCTGTCCGATAACCGAACAGACCTGGACGTCGATTCGCGCATCGGCCGATACTGCGCTGTCGGCCGCCGAACTGCTTATCGAAGGTGAAAATTCGGCCTATGCGCTGTGTCGCCCGCCGGGACATCACGCCTATGCCGACCGGGCCGGCGGGTTCTGTTATCTGAACAACACCGCAATTGCGGCACAATTCATGCGCAAGAAATGGGACCGGGTCGCCATACTGGACATCGACGTGCATCACGGCAATGGAACCCAGGGCATCTTCTATGACCGGGCCGATGTGCTGACCGTTTCCATCCACGCCGATCCGCGCAAATACTACCCGTTTTACTATGGCTATGAGAGCCAGCGCGGCAAAGGCCCTGGCACAGGCTACAATATCAATATTCCCGTTCCGGTAAAATCCGACGATGAGGTCTGGATGGGTGCGCTTGAACTGGCGCTCAGTGAAATCAGTGATGCGGCTCCCGGAGCGCTGGTTGTCGCGCTCGGCCTTGATGCGCATGAGGCGGATCCGCTAAACGGTGGCGCCGTGACAACCCCGGGATTTGCCCGGATGGCCAGTGCGATTGCGAAACTCAGCCTGCCGACCCTGATTGTGCAGGAGGGTGGTTACCTGACCGACGACCTGGAGAACAACCTTGCCAGTTTCCTGAAAGGTTTCGGTGGGTAG
- a CDS encoding ATP-binding cassette domain-containing protein, with protein MNNLAQGGATPALRLEAIARTYTQGPRTIDIFKDLSLDVYPGEVVALVGESGTGKSSLLHIAGLLEKPTGGDVYVAGENCTRLEDGAATRVRRLGIGFVYQFHHLLPEFNAIENVIMPQLIAGKSREEAHARATELLTKLGLSSRVTHRPAELSGGEQQRVAIARALANQPLLLLADEPTGNLDPETAGRVHAEFLSLIQEEGLAALIATHNIELAHQMHRVVQLQGGQLAEITR; from the coding sequence ATGAATAACCTGGCACAAGGTGGCGCAACACCGGCCTTGCGGCTCGAGGCCATTGCGCGGACATACACACAGGGCCCGCGCACCATCGATATCTTCAAGGACCTGTCGCTGGATGTGTATCCGGGCGAGGTGGTGGCACTTGTCGGCGAGTCCGGTACCGGCAAGTCATCTCTTTTGCATATTGCAGGCCTGCTGGAGAAACCGACCGGTGGCGATGTTTATGTTGCAGGCGAAAACTGCACCCGTCTCGAAGACGGCGCGGCAACCCGCGTGCGGCGTCTGGGCATCGGGTTTGTCTATCAGTTCCACCATCTGCTGCCCGAATTCAACGCCATCGAAAATGTGATCATGCCACAACTGATAGCCGGCAAATCACGCGAGGAAGCGCATGCCCGAGCCACGGAGCTTTTGACCAAGCTCGGTCTGAGCAGCCGGGTAACGCACAGGCCGGCCGAGCTGTCCGGCGGCGAGCAACAACGTGTTGCAATTGCACGTGCGCTCGCCAACCAGCCGCTGCTATTGCTTGCCGACGAGCCGACAGGTAACCTCGATCCGGAGACAGCAGGGCGGGTGCATGCGGAGTTTCTCTCCCTGATACAGGAGGAGGGCCTGGCGGCACTCATTGCAACCCACAACATTGAACTGGCGCACCAGATGCACCGGGTTGTTCAATTGCAGGGGGGGCAGTTAGCGGAGATTACCCGATGA
- a CDS encoding lipoprotein-releasing ABC transporter permease subunit, translating into MAQTDTAPFSAHERMIAFRYLRARRKEGFISVIAGFSFLGILLGVATLIIVMAVMNGFRTELLNKVLGFNGHSMVYSSTGAPIPDFRARAAILANTDGVVRAMPFVEGQAMASSRRTSTGVLVRGLELENLVKLSSVVNDKLRGSLDKFDGRNGVAVGYRLAWKHGLTVGDQITLVSPEGPTTIFGSAPRIRSFPIVATFEIGMSEYDGSVIYMPMSEAQDFFAQEDGASAIEVMVEDPDKIDELIPAMKKSAGEDLQFVTWKTSNKTFFNALQVERNVMFVILTLIILVAALNIISGLIMLVKDKGKDIAILRTMGATRGSIQRIFFMTGAAIGIAGTMAGILVGVAICLNIENIRQGLSWLSGTQLFPPELYYLSRMPAEMNVNETIMIALMAMGLAFLATIYPARRAAKLDPVEALRYE; encoded by the coding sequence ATGGCTCAAACCGACACCGCGCCGTTCTCCGCTCATGAGCGTATGATCGCTTTCCGCTATTTGCGGGCGCGTCGTAAGGAAGGGTTCATCTCGGTAATCGCCGGGTTTTCGTTCCTCGGAATTCTGCTGGGCGTGGCAACGCTGATCATTGTCATGGCAGTGATGAACGGGTTCCGCACCGAGCTTTTGAACAAGGTGCTGGGATTCAACGGCCATTCGATGGTGTATTCGTCCACCGGCGCGCCGATCCCCGATTTCAGGGCAAGAGCAGCAATTCTCGCCAATACGGATGGTGTGGTCCGTGCCATGCCGTTCGTTGAAGGCCAGGCCATGGCATCGTCCAGGCGCACATCGACCGGGGTCCTGGTGCGCGGTCTGGAACTGGAAAACCTGGTCAAGCTGTCCAGTGTCGTGAACGACAAGCTGCGCGGGTCGCTGGACAAGTTTGATGGACGCAATGGTGTTGCAGTCGGCTATCGGCTGGCCTGGAAGCATGGCCTGACGGTCGGTGACCAGATCACCCTGGTGTCGCCTGAGGGACCGACCACGATTTTCGGCTCGGCGCCGCGCATCAGGTCGTTCCCGATTGTCGCTACGTTTGAAATCGGCATGTCGGAGTACGATGGCTCCGTCATCTACATGCCGATGAGCGAGGCGCAGGACTTTTTCGCCCAGGAAGATGGCGCAAGCGCCATCGAGGTTATGGTGGAAGATCCTGACAAGATCGATGAGCTGATACCCGCCATGAAGAAAAGCGCCGGCGAGGACCTGCAGTTCGTGACCTGGAAGACCTCCAACAAGACGTTCTTCAATGCGCTGCAGGTGGAACGCAATGTGATGTTCGTGATCTTGACGCTGATTATCCTGGTGGCCGCGCTGAACATCATTTCCGGCCTGATCATGCTGGTGAAAGACAAGGGCAAGGATATTGCGATCCTGCGCACCATGGGTGCGACACGTGGGTCCATTCAGCGGATTTTCTTCATGACCGGGGCGGCAATCGGTATTGCCGGTACCATGGCCGGAATACTCGTCGGGGTCGCGATCTGCCTGAACATAGAAAACATCAGGCAGGGATTGTCCTGGCTGTCGGGAACGCAACTGTTCCCGCCCGAGCTTTATTACCTGTCTCGCATGCCGGCGGAGATGAATGTCAATGAGACCATCATGATTGCCCTGATGGCGATGGGACTTGCCTTCCTGGCGACCATCTATCCGGCCCGGCGTGCAGCAAAACTCGATCCGGTAGAGGCGCTTCGCTATGAATAA
- the proS gene encoding proline--tRNA ligase — MRLSKYFLPILRDDPKEAEIVSHRLMLRAGMIRQESAGIYSWLPLGYKVLRNIERIVREEQNRAGAIEVLMPTIQSADLWRKSGRYDDYGKEMLRITDRHDRDMLFGPTNEEMITDIFRAGVQSYKDVPRNLYHIQWKFRDEVRPRFGIMRGREFLMKDAYSFDLSAEAGRHSYNKMFVSYLRTFARMGLKAIPMRAETGPIGGDMSHEFLILADTGESEVFFDSAFHDFDWSAFDIDYDNVDAVADVVQEFTSKYAATDEMHDVAAYEELPEARRITGRGIEVGHIFFFGDKYAEPLGCQVQGPDGKPVTIQSGSYGVGVSRLVGGIIEASHDDNGIIWPEAVAPFRIGLINLKAGDADTDAACDKLYNLFESQGNEVLYDDTDNRAGGKFASMDLIGVPWQVIIGPRGLKQGNAELKNRATGEREDISIDALATRFAN; from the coding sequence ATGAGACTTAGCAAGTATTTCCTTCCCATCCTTCGTGACGATCCCAAGGAAGCCGAGATTGTTTCCCATCGCCTCATGCTGCGTGCCGGCATGATCCGGCAGGAGAGCGCCGGGATCTACTCCTGGCTGCCGCTGGGCTACAAGGTGCTGCGCAACATCGAACGCATTGTGCGCGAAGAGCAGAACCGGGCCGGGGCCATTGAAGTTCTGATGCCGACAATCCAGTCGGCTGATCTGTGGCGCAAGTCCGGGCGCTATGACGACTATGGCAAGGAAATGCTGCGCATTACGGACCGGCATGACCGGGACATGCTGTTTGGCCCCACCAACGAAGAGATGATCACCGACATTTTTCGCGCCGGCGTACAGTCCTACAAGGATGTGCCGCGCAATCTCTACCATATCCAGTGGAAGTTCCGTGACGAGGTGCGTCCGCGGTTTGGCATCATGCGCGGCCGTGAATTCCTTATGAAAGACGCCTATTCATTTGATTTGTCCGCGGAAGCGGGCCGTCACTCCTACAACAAGATGTTCGTGTCATATCTGCGCACATTTGCCCGCATGGGTTTGAAGGCCATTCCGATGCGTGCTGAAACAGGTCCGATAGGCGGCGACATGAGCCATGAGTTTCTCATCCTGGCTGACACTGGTGAGTCAGAAGTGTTCTTTGACAGCGCGTTTCATGATTTCGACTGGTCAGCCTTCGACATCGATTACGACAATGTCGATGCGGTTGCCGACGTGGTGCAGGAGTTCACCTCGAAATATGCGGCGACCGATGAGATGCATGATGTCGCGGCGTATGAAGAATTGCCCGAAGCCAGACGGATCACCGGCCGTGGCATCGAAGTTGGCCACATTTTCTTCTTTGGCGACAAGTATGCCGAGCCGCTTGGTTGCCAGGTACAGGGACCGGACGGCAAACCGGTGACAATTCAGTCCGGTTCATATGGCGTGGGCGTATCGCGCCTGGTCGGCGGCATCATCGAGGCAAGCCATGATGACAACGGTATCATCTGGCCGGAAGCTGTCGCGCCGTTCCGCATCGGGCTGATCAACCTGAAGGCCGGTGACGCGGATACCGATGCAGCGTGCGACAAGCTTTACAACCTGTTTGAATCCCAGGGAAATGAAGTCCTGTATGATGACACGGACAATCGCGCCGGGGGCAAATTTGCTTCCATGGACCTGATCGGCGTTCCCTGGCAGGTCATCATTGGTCCGCGTGGCCTCAAGCAGGGCAATGCCGAATTGAAGAATCGCGCTACTGGTGAGCGTGAAGACATTTCCATTGATGCGCTTGCCACACGCTTTGCCAATTAA
- a CDS encoding DUF1467 family protein, which produces MIVDFFTGFAVYFIIWWLVLFTVLPFGVRSAHEEGVAVEEGHEPAAPLRPRLFNKFVLTSVIALFVYGFYYWLVYYSGITLDDFPFMPDLPKV; this is translated from the coding sequence ATGATCGTTGATTTCTTCACCGGGTTCGCTGTGTATTTCATCATCTGGTGGCTGGTGCTGTTTACCGTACTGCCTTTCGGCGTGAGGTCTGCGCATGAAGAAGGAGTGGCGGTCGAAGAGGGCCACGAGCCGGCTGCGCCGTTGCGGCCGCGTCTGTTCAACAAGTTCGTGCTGACATCCGTCATCGCCTTGTTTGTCTACGGTTTTTATTACTGGCTGGTCTATTACAGCGGCATTACGCTGGACGATTTCCCGTTCATGCCGGATCTGCCCAAGGTATAG
- the mce gene encoding methylmalonyl-CoA epimerase has translation MLGRLNHVAIAVPDLEAGCQVYKTMLGARVSEPQAEPDHGVTVVFVELPNTKIELLEPLGENSPIQAFLDKSPSGGIHHVCYEVEDIISARDHLKAEGARVLGDGEPKTGAHGKPVLFLHPKDFCGTLVELEQA, from the coding sequence ATGCTCGGACGTTTGAACCATGTTGCCATTGCCGTGCCTGATCTTGAGGCCGGATGCCAGGTCTACAAGACCATGCTCGGTGCCAGGGTTTCTGAACCGCAGGCTGAACCTGATCATGGCGTGACGGTGGTTTTTGTCGAGCTTCCCAACACCAAAATTGAGTTGTTGGAACCTCTGGGAGAAAATTCACCGATACAGGCGTTTCTGGACAAGAGCCCGTCGGGCGGCATCCATCACGTGTGTTATGAAGTGGAAGACATCATTTCAGCGCGTGACCATTTGAAAGCCGAAGGCGCGCGCGTGCTCGGCGACGGTGAACCGAAGACGGGCGCACATGGCAAACCGGTGCTGTTTCTGCATCCGAAGGATTTTTGCGGCACGCTGGTCGAGTTGGAGCAGGCCTGA
- the recO gene encoding DNA repair protein RecO, protein MEWQGDGLILNTRKHGENSAIIDVLTRDKGRHMGLVRGGRSRTMRPVLQAGNLVSVVWRARLEDHLGAFSVDPHRMIVAGIIDDVHRLAGLTTITTLASLLPEREPHPRIYDASLLLIEHLQDDAIWPAVLVKWEMGLLEELGFGLDLGKCAVSGETASLTHVSPRTGRAVCAREAEPWKDKLLDLPAFVTGASSEASNAEIVQGLKLTGHFLARHIFEPRGVSAPEQRRRILRWLDQAE, encoded by the coding sequence ATGGAGTGGCAGGGCGACGGTCTCATTCTGAACACCCGCAAGCACGGCGAGAATTCGGCCATCATAGACGTGCTGACCCGTGACAAGGGTCGCCATATGGGGCTGGTCCGCGGCGGCAGATCGCGCACCATGCGGCCAGTTCTGCAGGCGGGAAACCTGGTGAGCGTGGTTTGGCGGGCCCGGCTTGAGGACCATCTGGGCGCGTTCTCCGTCGATCCCCACCGCATGATCGTGGCCGGGATCATTGATGATGTTCACCGACTGGCCGGGCTAACGACAATCACGACACTGGCCAGCCTGCTGCCGGAGAGGGAACCCCATCCGCGCATTTACGATGCCTCCCTGCTGTTGATCGAGCATTTGCAGGATGATGCAATCTGGCCTGCCGTCCTGGTAAAATGGGAAATGGGATTGCTCGAGGAGCTGGGCTTCGGACTGGATCTTGGAAAATGCGCCGTCAGTGGCGAAACGGCCAGTCTCACGCATGTATCGCCGCGTACAGGCCGGGCGGTTTGCGCGCGTGAGGCAGAGCCGTGGAAAGACAAATTGCTGGATTTGCCGGCCTTTGTTACCGGGGCGTCGTCTGAGGCGTCAAATGCAGAAATAGTGCAGGGGTTGAAACTGACCGGGCATTTTCTGGCCCGGCACATATTTGAACCCCGCGGTGTTTCGGCCCCGGAACAGCGACGGCGTATTCTGCGCTGGCTGGATCAGGCCGAATGA
- the era gene encoding GTPase Era: protein MTKGPADIERPQDTSATSCGFVALIGAPNAGKSTLLNQLVGSKISIVTHKVQTTRARIRAIALEGTAQIIFVDTPGIFSPKRKLDEEMVHAAWAGAADADATVLLIGARDGLNEDNMRIIEGLEATGAKAILAINKIDLVPHENLLQLAADLNARYPFTDTFMISALKGHGVADLRVALAGRMPKGPWLYPEDQIADVPLRMLASEITREKLYLRLHDELPYASTVETEKWTEKKDGSVRIEQVIYVQRDSQKKIVLGKNGQTIKKIGQSAREEITETIGQTAHLFLFVKVREKWADDPERLRMMGLEPR, encoded by the coding sequence ATGACAAAAGGGCCGGCCGACATCGAGCGCCCGCAGGACACAAGCGCGACCAGTTGCGGATTCGTCGCCCTGATCGGCGCCCCGAATGCCGGCAAGTCTACGCTGCTGAACCAGCTTGTAGGGTCCAAGATTTCGATTGTGACCCACAAGGTCCAGACGACACGGGCCCGCATCCGGGCAATTGCACTGGAAGGCACAGCGCAGATCATCTTTGTTGATACACCGGGTATTTTCTCGCCCAAGCGAAAACTGGACGAGGAGATGGTCCATGCCGCCTGGGCAGGAGCAGCAGATGCCGATGCGACGGTATTGCTGATCGGGGCACGCGATGGCCTGAACGAAGACAATATGCGCATCATCGAAGGCCTGGAGGCGACAGGGGCAAAGGCCATTCTGGCCATCAACAAAATTGACCTGGTGCCGCATGAAAACCTGCTGCAACTGGCTGCCGATCTCAATGCGCGTTATCCGTTCACCGACACATTCATGATTTCCGCATTGAAAGGCCATGGTGTTGCAGACCTGCGAGTTGCACTTGCCGGCAGAATGCCGAAAGGTCCGTGGTTGTACCCGGAAGACCAGATCGCCGATGTGCCCTTGCGCATGCTGGCATCGGAGATCACCCGCGAAAAACTGTACCTGCGGCTGCATGATGAACTGCCGTATGCATCAACAGTGGAAACGGAGAAATGGACCGAGAAAAAAGACGGTTCCGTGCGCATCGAGCAGGTGATCTACGTTCAGCGCGACAGCCAGAAGAAGATAGTGCTCGGCAAGAACGGCCAGACGATCAAGAAAATAGGCCAGTCGGCCCGTGAGGAGATTACGGAAACCATTGGTCAGACGGCGCATCTTTTTCTGTTTGTGAAAGTACGCGAAAAGTGGGCCGATGATCCCGAGCGGCTGCGCATGATGGGACTGGAACCCCGCTAG
- the rnc gene encoding ribonuclease III produces MTRASPSRGEAVAVLTGRLGYVFKNEQLLEQALTHASGAKSKVAGSNERLEFLGDRVLGLVVAQLLYEQHEDVPEGDLARMLNALVRRQTCAKIGEKLGIPDALVLAGKGTKRTVVTDNIVGDACEALIAAVYLDGGLEAARAIIGVHWAGFLQQAPDMRKDAKSSLQEWAAARSLPVPLYETIDTTGPDHAPEFKVELKVEGRKPAHGVSTTRRTAEQVAATQFLRRERIWK; encoded by the coding sequence ATGACCAGGGCCAGCCCTAGTCGTGGCGAAGCAGTTGCCGTTCTGACCGGGCGGCTTGGATATGTCTTCAAGAACGAACAATTGCTCGAGCAGGCCCTGACCCATGCGAGCGGCGCGAAATCCAAGGTTGCCGGCAGCAACGAACGTCTTGAGTTTCTGGGCGACAGGGTTCTCGGACTGGTTGTCGCACAACTTTTGTATGAGCAACACGAGGATGTGCCCGAGGGTGACCTGGCCCGAATGCTCAATGCGCTGGTGCGGCGTCAGACATGTGCAAAAATTGGAGAAAAACTGGGTATTCCGGACGCTCTTGTGTTGGCCGGCAAAGGCACCAAGCGGACGGTTGTGACCGACAATATTGTCGGTGATGCATGCGAGGCCCTGATTGCCGCGGTCTATCTGGACGGCGGTCTTGAAGCCGCCCGCGCCATCATTGGTGTGCATTGGGCCGGCTTTTTGCAGCAGGCACCCGACATGCGCAAGGATGCGAAGTCTTCCCTCCAGGAATGGGCTGCGGCAAGATCTCTGCCGGTGCCTTTGTATGAGACGATTGACACCACTGGTCCGGACCATGCGCCGGAGTTCAAGGTTGAACTTAAAGTTGAGGGCCGCAAGCCGGCACACGGTGTGTCAACCACGCGGCGAACAGCAGAACAGGTTGCAGCTACACAGTTTCTGCGCCGCGAGAGGATCTGGAAATGA
- the lepB gene encoding signal peptidase I, producing MSSDVERSRKKTEDSGWETVKVIIQALLIAFVVRTFFFQPFNIPSESMVPTLRVGDYLFVNKLSYGYSKYSFNFAVGLFGNNLFKFGPVPIEGRVFGDTPDRGDVVVFKLPLDNETDYIKRVIGLPGDKVQMINGVLHINGEAVKRRQIEDFVNPDRPNAPRAKQYIETLPNGVSYSTLDIYEGQADNTQVYTVPADHYFMVGDNRDNSTDSRFLKEVGYVPYENLVGKSTVLFFSHGPNGAFWEVWKWPTNIRWGRIFNSVE from the coding sequence ATGTCTTCCGACGTGGAGCGTTCACGCAAGAAAACAGAAGACAGTGGCTGGGAAACCGTCAAGGTCATTATCCAGGCGCTGCTGATAGCTTTTGTGGTGCGGACGTTTTTCTTCCAGCCGTTCAATATCCCGTCTGAATCAATGGTCCCGACCTTGCGGGTTGGAGACTATCTGTTCGTCAACAAGCTGTCTTACGGCTATTCGAAATACTCGTTTAATTTTGCTGTCGGCTTGTTTGGCAACAATCTGTTCAAGTTCGGACCTGTGCCGATAGAGGGCAGGGTATTTGGCGATACACCGGACCGTGGCGATGTGGTTGTGTTCAAGTTGCCGCTAGACAACGAGACAGATTATATCAAGCGCGTTATCGGGTTGCCCGGTGACAAGGTACAGATGATCAACGGTGTGCTTCACATCAATGGCGAGGCTGTCAAGCGTCGGCAGATAGAGGATTTTGTCAATCCGGACCGGCCCAATGCCCCGCGGGCAAAACAGTATATCGAAACACTGCCGAACGGCGTGAGCTATTCGACCCTGGATATTTATGAAGGCCAGGCCGACAACACCCAGGTCTACACAGTGCCTGCGGACCACTATTTCATGGTCGGCGACAACCGCGATAATTCGACAGATTCCCGTTTCCTCAAAGAGGTCGGTTATGTTCCTTACGAAAATCTGGTCGGCAAATCGACGGTGCTGTTCTTCTCGCACGGACCCAACGGCGCCTTCTGGGAAGTCTGGAAATGGCCTACGAACATTCGCTGGGGCCGGATCTTCAACTCCGTCGAATGA
- the acpS gene encoding holo-ACP synthase has translation MILGVGNDMIDIRRIETTLEKFGDRFVSRVFTDIERAKSDRRAQRAASYAKRFAAKEACSKALGTGFRKGVFWRDLGVVNMPSGRPTMVLTGGAAQHLETLVPAGHRPDIHLTITDDFPYAQAIVIISCVPVAVS, from the coding sequence ATGATCCTTGGGGTCGGCAACGACATGATCGATATCCGGCGCATCGAAACCACGCTGGAAAAGTTCGGCGATAGGTTTGTATCCCGGGTCTTTACCGACATCGAAAGGGCAAAATCTGATCGCCGTGCTCAGCGCGCTGCGTCATATGCCAAGCGGTTTGCAGCCAAGGAAGCGTGTTCCAAGGCGCTGGGGACGGGGTTTCGCAAAGGGGTGTTCTGGCGCGATCTCGGTGTCGTCAATATGCCGAGCGGCCGTCCGACCATGGTTTTGACCGGCGGGGCGGCACAGCATCTTGAAACCCTTGTACCGGCGGGTCACAGACCCGATATCCACCTGACCATCACCGACGACTTTCCGTATGCTCAGGCGATCGTGATAATTTCCTGTGTACCGGTTGCCGTAAGCTGA
- a CDS encoding DUF2062 domain-containing protein yields the protein MILKRRKSIGWIKKVRNFFWPEIGFQRTAKYISYKVNRISGSPHAIALGFAAGAFASFTPLIGFHFVVAALIAWAVGGNLLASAIGTSVGNPLTFPFIWFITHNTGSYLLGQEGREEIAISGPEAGMKLMFTDPARFFSELWGGLEPVFFPMCVGAIPLGLSSGIAAYVVLKPAVGKYKERRRKQREKRMTELRKRRDAQAASQHGAGT from the coding sequence ATGATTTTAAAACGGCGCAAATCAATAGGTTGGATCAAAAAGGTCAGAAACTTTTTCTGGCCCGAGATCGGCTTCCAGCGCACGGCAAAATACATCTCCTACAAGGTCAACCGGATTTCCGGCTCACCCCATGCCATAGCATTGGGATTTGCAGCTGGTGCCTTTGCGTCATTCACACCCCTGATAGGGTTTCATTTTGTGGTGGCCGCGCTGATTGCCTGGGCAGTCGGCGGAAACCTGCTCGCGTCGGCAATCGGCACCTCGGTCGGTAACCCGCTTACATTTCCGTTCATCTGGTTCATTACCCACAATACGGGCAGCTACCTTCTCGGCCAGGAAGGCCGCGAGGAGATTGCAATCTCCGGACCTGAGGCCGGCATGAAGCTGATGTTCACGGACCCTGCACGGTTCTTCTCAGAACTGTGGGGCGGGCTGGAGCCGGTGTTTTTCCCAATGTGTGTCGGGGCCATTCCGTTGGGGCTGTCCAGCGGCATTGCGGCTTACGTGGTGCTGAAACCTGCCGTGGGCAAATACAAGGAACGTCGGCGGAAACAGCGCGAGAAGCGGATGACCGAATTGCGCAAGCGGCGCGACGCCCAGGCGGCTTCACAACATGGTGCAGGCACATGA
- the pyrE gene encoding orotate phosphoribosyltransferase — protein MLTQDQVLDEFRAAGALLEGHFILSSGLHSPRYLQCARVLMDGQRAGRLCATLAQKIDDAAFGKFDMVVSPAMGGVVVGYEMGRQLNVPAIFCERVDGNLVFRRGFDIEPGMRCIMVEDIVTTGLSSRECIEAIAQAGGETVGAACLIDRSGGKADVGVPLVALAQLEVPTFEADKLPPELAATEAVKPGSRGLKA, from the coding sequence ATGCTTACACAAGATCAGGTGCTTGATGAATTTCGCGCTGCCGGCGCCCTGCTGGAAGGACACTTCATTCTGTCGTCCGGCCTGCACAGCCCGCGATACCTGCAGTGTGCCCGGGTGCTGATGGACGGGCAGCGGGCCGGTCGGCTATGTGCCACTCTTGCACAAAAAATTGACGACGCGGCATTCGGCAAGTTTGATATGGTTGTGTCACCTGCCATGGGCGGTGTCGTTGTTGGCTATGAAATGGGCCGGCAATTGAATGTTCCGGCAATCTTTTGTGAACGTGTCGATGGTAATTTGGTGTTTCGTCGTGGGTTTGACATCGAGCCGGGAATGCGGTGCATCATGGTTGAGGACATTGTGACAACGGGATTATCGTCGCGCGAGTGCATTGAAGCTATCGCTCAGGCCGGCGGCGAAACAGTTGGCGCAGCATGTCTGATTGACCGGTCCGGCGGCAAGGCGGATGTGGGCGTGCCACTGGTAGCGCTGGCGCAACTTGAAGTTCCAACCTTCGAAGCGGACAAGTTGCCGCCGGAGCTTGCAGCGACGGAAGCCGTCAAACCGGGCAGCCGTGGTCTGAAGGCCTAG